The segment CATTGGTGTATGCTACTTCTGGCCAAATATGATCTCCTTCGTGGCGGATTACTTGCCTAAAACCGGAGCACTTGGTATGTCACTTATTGGAGGAGTAGGAATGCTTGGTCTTTCTATATTCCAGCCCATCATTGGGGGATGGATAGAAGGACACAGAGCTGTAAAGTCCGCTGAGGGATTAACAGGCGAAGCGCTGGAATTGGCAGCCGGACAGGCCACCCTGGCAAACATTGCGATCATTCCCACCCTGCTGATCGGTGTGTTCTTATTCCTTTTTCTCTATGTGAGAAAGAACAAAACACACGCCTAGAACATCATATACATTCAAAAAAGGGGCTCCGAAATTGCATTTCGGAGCCCCTTTTTATTTACCTAGCACACAAGAGGCTATTTCTCGTATTTGATGTCTTCGCTCCTAAAAGTCAACATGAAAGCAAAGAAGACCAACAAAGCAAAACCAGCCGGTACCACCCAGATACCCCGCCAATCATGGCCAGCTTCCAGGACATAAAAATCGGTGATCTGACCAGCTACCCAAAAGCCCACAAGCATCCCTACTCCGTAAGTCGCCAGGGTGATCATACCCTGAGCCGAGCTCTTGAACTTATCACCCGCTTTGGAATCCGTATAGATCTGACCAGACACAAAGAAAAAATCATAGCAAATGCCGTGCAGAGCAATCCCCAAGAGCAGCATCACCACCAGTTCTTCATTATTGCCAAAAGCAAACATCAGGTAGCGCAGCACCCAGGCCAACATACCAAAAAGCAGGGTTTTCTTAATGCCATATCGGCTCAGGAATATTGGAAGCAAGAGCATAAAGCCCACTTCAGAAACCTGACCGATGGTCATCTTGCCCGTGGGGTTGGCCACTCCCATTTCAGAAAGAAACGGATTGGCATTTTGATAGTAAAAAGCCAAAGGGATGCAGATCAGTACGGAGGAGAAAAAGAACACAGCGAAATTTCTATCCTTCAAAAGCCTGAGGGCATCCAACCCTAAAATGTCTTTGAGGAGCAACTTCTCCCCTTTGGCAATACCTGGAGGAGTGGCTGGAAGTGTAAAACTAAACAACCCTAATATCAGCGAAGATACGGCACTCATGATGAAGGTGTTTTTCAACAACCCTGAGGAGATGGCCCCAGGGGCATCCCATGAAAACAAATAACTGATGACCAGCCCAGCGGCGATCCAGCCAATGGTGCCCCATACCCGGATTTTGGAGAACTCCTCCGAAGGATTTTCCATCTGCCTGAAGGCAATCGAATTGACCAGGGCCAGCGTGGGCATATAAGTGATCATATAGGCCAGTACATAGGGATAAAATGCCGTGAAATCAGCAGACACGTACATCTGGTACATGAGGAGCGCTCCGAGAATGTGCAGTATGCCTAAAATACGTTCTGCATTGAAATACCTATCGGCAATGAGTCCTATGACAAAAGGAGCGATAATGGCTCCCCAAGACTGGGTGGAAAAGGCCATACCAATCTGGCTACCGGTGGCACCAAGATTATTGCCCAAAAAAGTTCCTAGTGTAACAAACCAGCTTCCCCAGACAAAGAACTGAAGAAACATCATGGCACTTAATCGAATTTTTATTTGATTCATGGGGTTTTGTTGACTTAGAGAAATAATTAAGTCAACAAAATACTGGAAATAGCGCTGACAACAAACCTACCGGAGGTTGATTTTTAATCTTATTTCAGTCCTATTCTCCTAATGTAAATTCTCGAATCAACGCTTTCTGACCAGGATAAGATTCTTCTAGTTCTGAAGCAGTGAGCATTCTGAAGTCCTTGAAGTCAAACCCCGGGTTGACCATGCACCCCATCAGCACATAACTATCGGGAGCAGACACTTCACTGGCAAAAATGGACCGGGCCGGAAGGAGCAACTGTGGCAGGTCACCCGCTTCAAGGTTGAGGCCAAGAAGGTGCTCAGAATATTCTCCATGGTTTAGTACGTGCACCCTGGCACCACTCCCTGCATGAAAATACCATAGCTCATCGGAGCTCAGTTGGTGAAAATGAGACTTTTGAGAGCCTTCCAATAGAAAATAAATACTGGTGCTGAGGTTTCTGGTACCGCCACCGCCCATGATCTGAATGGTATTCGGGTTTCGATAGACCTCCTTGTAATAGCCCCCTTCTGGGTGCGGCTCCAGGCCGAGTTTGTCAATCCAATATTGTGCGTTCATTCGATTCAAAAGAGTTTGGCAGACATTACCACTTCACGCTTCACTTTGTAAAACTCCTTGTGGATATTGAACACTTTTCCGTTTTCAGGTGTAATGGGCACAAAAGAACCATCCTCTTTCATCTCATAGCCATTGATATTGTCTTTGAGGTTATAACACAGCAGGTTGATGGCTTGCTGCTTTAAGAGTTCGTCTTTGATTAAAAATAGTGACTCCAACCTACGCTCAAAAGAACGCACCATCATATCGGCACTACCGGAATACACCAACGGATCGCCCTGATTGTGGAAATAGAAAATTCTGCTGTGCTCCAGGTACTCACCCACAATGGACCGGACCGTGATGTTCTCACTCAGACCCGGACGTCCCGGACGGAGGCAACAAATGCCCCTTACAATCAAATGGATAGGCACCCCGGCACGGGAAGCCGCATACAGCGCCATAATGGTATCAATATCCTGCAGAGAGTTGATCTTGATGACAATACCGGATGGAAGTCCATTCTTGGCATTGTTTTCCTCCTGTTGAATGAGTTCGATCAGTCGGGAACGCATCTCCCGAGGTGCAGTAATGAGGTTATCGTATCGGTCAGGTACAGAGTGGCCTGTAATTACATTGAAGAACTCCTGCACGTCATTGGCATAGCCTTCATCGGAAGTCATCAACCCAATATCTGTGTACAGCCTGGCAGTGTCCTCATTGTAGTTACCACTAGACATGTGTACAAAGCGCTTCACTTTCTCCCCTTCCCTACGAACGATGAGCAGCAATTTGGTATGGGTCTTGAGCATACCTACCCCATAGATCACAAAGCAACCCGCTTTTTGAAGGCGCTGGGCCTCCTTCATGTTGTTTTCTTCATCAAACCGCGCCTTTACTTCAAAAAGTACCGACACGTGTTTGCCATTCTCCGCGGCATTCAGCAAAGCGGATACCACCCGGGAATTTTTCGCCAAGCGGTAGATGGTCAGCTTAATGGACAGCACATTGGGATCCTCTGCTGCCTGATCCAACAGATCCATCAATGGATCTATACTATTGTAGGGGTGATGAAGCAAAATATCCCGATCCTTCAGAATCTTGAACATATCCGGATGCTCATACTCAGACATGCTCAGTGGCGGCACAGGCTTGGGCATTTCAGGTCTGAAATCCCTAAAATCCTCGTGCTTCACAATCTGCCACAAACCCGTATAATCCATCAAAGCACCCTTGGGCACTTCTATGATGTTATCCTCATCAATTTCATATTTGGTACGAAGCTGCTTGATCAACCACTTGTCATACTCTCCTTCTACCTCCAGCTTCACCACCCGACCTGTCTTACGGGTTTTGAGTTTCTTTTTCATCTCCTCGATGAAATTGGCCTCCACATCCTCTGACTCTTCCAAGGTGAAATCCCCATTTCTAGTGACTCTGAACAAGGTAGAAGAAGTGATCTCCACATTCTTAAACACCTCGCTGATGTGCTGGCGCACCACTTCTTCTATGGGCACAAAGATCATCTTGTCCTTCCGCTCCATCTCATAGAACCTGGGCAGATTCTGAGGAATCTGGATGAAGGACATTTTACGTTTTTCCTTGGTATCCTGAGTCTTGGTGACCACTCCAAACACCAGGATGTTGTTCATCAAAATAGGAAAGGAATGGTACGAATCGTACACCATGGGTGTGAGCATGGGGAATACGATTTTCTCAAAATAGTTGGTCACACGCTCCTTTTCCCGCTTTTGCAAACTGCCATAACCGAGGATCTGAAAGCGATGATTGTTAAACTCAGGCCTTAGGTTGTTAATGAAATGATCATTTTGAACCCGGCTAAACTCTTGAAAATCATGGAGCAGCTTGCGCTTGAAAGGAACCGCCCGCAACCCCGAGTAGTCCACACGATCTTTGCCATAGTCCAGGTAATTGTACAAACTACCCACTCTGATCATGAAAAACTCATCCGCATTAGAGGCCGTGATGGCCACGAATTTGAGCTTATCAAAGAGGTTTCTCCCCTCCTTCATGGACTGAGCCAAAACGCGGTAATTGAAATGTAACCAGCTCAGGTCCCTACTGATGAGATCACTTTGCTGTATCAGATGATCGTATTTTTCTATCATTTAGATATGTCCTTCTCCATAGTGAAAGGCCTCAGGCCTTTAGATCCCCAAAATACAATAGTCTGTAAGGAAATCACAAATTAATTGACTCGTGAGCACAAGAATAGTTTTGAGAAAAAGACCTGAAGTAATGCCCAGGTCAACAACAGGAAACGTAAAATTACAACCCTCTGTTACGCACTTTTTTGCCAGATTCCCCACCTAACGGACCTTAAATCGTCCTAAAAACGAATGTGCCTCCTATCAACAAAAAAATCCCCGGATTTCATTCCGGGGATTTTCATATCAATGATCAACGTGCTTTTGTAAAAAGGCTTAGAGCAAGCCGTTAGTTTTTCTCACGGCATCAGCACTTTCAGTCAGCTTGGCTTTTTCTGTAGCATCCAGCTCTATTTCCACAATCTGCTCGATACCGTTTTTGCCGATGATGGCTGGGGCACCTATACAGATGTCGCTCAGACCATATTCGCCTTCTAGTAAGCAAGAGCAAGGGAACATTTTTTTGGTGTCGCAAGCAATCGCCTGCACCATGGCCGACACTGCCGCACCCGGTGCATACCAGGCTGAGGTACCTAATAATTTAGTCAGGGTAGCTCCACCCACTTTGGTCTCTTCGCTTACAGTTTCCAGCTTATCAGCACTTAGAAATGCTGAAACAGGCACACTGTTTCGGGTAGCCAGACGAGTCAAAGGAATCATGCCTGTGTCGCTGTGTCCACCGATCACCATACCATCTACATCAGAAGCCGGGCAATCCAAAGCCTCAGCCAGTCTGTATTTGAACCTGGCAGAATCAAGTGCGCCACCCATTCCGATAATTCTGTTCTTAG is part of the Marinoscillum sp. 108 genome and harbors:
- a CDS encoding nucleoside permease, which translates into the protein MNQIKIRLSAMMFLQFFVWGSWFVTLGTFLGNNLGATGSQIGMAFSTQSWGAIIAPFVIGLIADRYFNAERILGILHILGALLMYQMYVSADFTAFYPYVLAYMITYMPTLALVNSIAFRQMENPSEEFSKIRVWGTIGWIAAGLVISYLFSWDAPGAISSGLLKNTFIMSAVSSLILGLFSFTLPATPPGIAKGEKLLLKDILGLDALRLLKDRNFAVFFFSSVLICIPLAFYYQNANPFLSEMGVANPTGKMTIGQVSEVGFMLLLPIFLSRYGIKKTLLFGMLAWVLRYLMFAFGNNEELVVMLLLGIALHGICYDFFFVSGQIYTDSKAGDKFKSSAQGMITLATYGVGMLVGFWVAGQITDFYVLEAGHDWRGIWVVPAGFALLVFFAFMLTFRSEDIKYEK
- a CDS encoding cupin domain-containing protein; its protein translation is MNAQYWIDKLGLEPHPEGGYYKEVYRNPNTIQIMGGGGTRNLSTSIYFLLEGSQKSHFHQLSSDELWYFHAGSGARVHVLNHGEYSEHLLGLNLEAGDLPQLLLPARSIFASEVSAPDSYVLMGCMVNPGFDFKDFRMLTASELEESYPGQKALIREFTLGE
- the ppk1 gene encoding polyphosphate kinase 1; this translates as MIEKYDHLIQQSDLISRDLSWLHFNYRVLAQSMKEGRNLFDKLKFVAITASNADEFFMIRVGSLYNYLDYGKDRVDYSGLRAVPFKRKLLHDFQEFSRVQNDHFINNLRPEFNNHRFQILGYGSLQKREKERVTNYFEKIVFPMLTPMVYDSYHSFPILMNNILVFGVVTKTQDTKEKRKMSFIQIPQNLPRFYEMERKDKMIFVPIEEVVRQHISEVFKNVEITSSTLFRVTRNGDFTLEESEDVEANFIEEMKKKLKTRKTGRVVKLEVEGEYDKWLIKQLRTKYEIDEDNIIEVPKGALMDYTGLWQIVKHEDFRDFRPEMPKPVPPLSMSEYEHPDMFKILKDRDILLHHPYNSIDPLMDLLDQAAEDPNVLSIKLTIYRLAKNSRVVSALLNAAENGKHVSVLFEVKARFDEENNMKEAQRLQKAGCFVIYGVGMLKTHTKLLLIVRREGEKVKRFVHMSSGNYNEDTARLYTDIGLMTSDEGYANDVQEFFNVITGHSVPDRYDNLITAPREMRSRLIELIQQEENNAKNGLPSGIVIKINSLQDIDTIMALYAASRAGVPIHLIVRGICCLRPGRPGLSENITVRSIVGEYLEHSRIFYFHNQGDPLVYSGSADMMVRSFERRLESLFLIKDELLKQQAINLLCYNLKDNINGYEMKEDGSFVPITPENGKVFNIHKEFYKVKREVVMSAKLF
- the mdh gene encoding malate dehydrogenase — its product is MKVTVVGAGAVGASCAEYIAIKDFASEVVLIDIKEGFAEGKAMDLMQTASLNSFDTKITGTTNDYTKTANSDVAVITSGIPRKPGMTREELISTNAGIVKFVAESLIKHSPNVIIIVVSNPMDTMTYLAHKATGLPKNRIIGMGGALDSARFKYRLAEALDCPASDVDGMVIGGHSDTGMIPLTRLATRNSVPVSAFLSADKLETVSEETKVGGATLTKLLGTSAWYAPGAAVSAMVQAIACDTKKMFPCSCLLEGEYGLSDICIGAPAIIGKNGIEQIVEIELDATEKAKLTESADAVRKTNGLL